The following is a genomic window from Myxococcales bacterium.
CTCTCTATTGAACCCAAAAAATTATTGCTGGGAAGCAGTTCAAAATTTTCACTAAAACGCTGATAGCTCGTAAATTGCAAGGTCCATTCTTGCGTATCTACATTATACTTAAAGCTTTCCCATGTGTGCTGAAAATCACCACTACACCATGCATCAGGACACCATTCTTCGAGATGACGCAAAACATAGCGTTCAAGTTTGTCGTAGTCTGTATTCGTAAGTGTGCCCGAAAAAAAATCGGCATAACTTAAATTACTAAGGCTGCTCATAAGAATACTGGTAAGCAGCCAGCAGATAAAACGTGTGCTTTTTTTCATAAATTCTCCCTCATAGCTCATGACTTTATTTAGTGGAGAAAAAGATAATTTGGAGAAATGAAAAATATAACCAATGATTAATAATCGATTTATTGGTTTGTTTTTGTGGCTTTAGCAATTTTTTATAAAAATAATCTATTGTTTTATTGAAGCAAAAATTTAAAGAGAAAATTTCAATGAAAGAGCAAAAAATTAAATTTGCCGGCGTATTTGTGCATTATGAAAATCAGTTTTTAAACAAACCGCACATCATTGAATCAAATTTTCGAGATATGATGCTTGAAAAATCAATTTTATTTCTCAATGACTTAAGAGCTCTAAAAAGTGAAATTATATTCATAAATTCTGTCCATGAGCAAGATAAAGAAAATCTCAGCAGTGATAGTTATAAAAGTTTTGAGATATATGAGCCACAACGAGAAAGCACTATAAAAGCCCAGCCTCAAGAAAGCATTTTTTATGGCAACAGCTTGCATCGCTATTTGCGAAGCAAAGAGATAACGCACGTGGGGATATGTGGGCTTTTTAATCAAGAAGTTCTGAAGTCGACTTTGACCGATGCTGTAAATCTTGAATATCAGGTCTATTCGATCCTTGATTGTCAGATCGTTTACGAAAAACACAACGGCAGCAATTTTTATGCTGATAATGTTCAAGAAATTAAAAGCAATGATATCGTGAAGCTGCTAACTAATTTCTGGAACTAGCATAACACTCATGAACGCAAATGGTTTTTTAAGTAAATAGCTTGGCCGATGGCAAATAGGAAAGTTAATCCAAATAATCCAAAGAGTTTGAAATTAACCCAAATATCGGTGTCAAACTGATAAGCAACAAAAATATTGAGAGCGCCTGAAAGCATAAAGAAAATTACCCATGATAAATTAAGCCGTTTCCATACGTGCAGTGGAGCATTGATCTTTGCTGCTGAAAGAAGTCGTTGAGTAAAATTCTTTTTGGTAAAGTGGCTGATAAAAAATGCTAAGCCAAAGCCCCAGTTTAGTACCGTTGGTTTCCACTTAATGAACATCTCATTGCGAAAGATGAGAGTGATACCACCAAAAACAATTACAAGGACAAAGGATACCCATTGCATATTGGTGATAGGTTTTTTTTGTATTTTTAGAACCAAAAGCCCCATTGCCATCAAGGCCATAAGCACGATGACTGCGACATAAATATCCACAGCTTTGTAGGCAACAAAAAAACCAATCAGGGGAATGAGTTCGAATAATTGTGACATATGTACGCCGTATTTAGATAATCTGCTTAAAAAGTCTAGTTTGACTAATGAACTGATGCAAGGGCAGTGCAGAATGATTTTTATGGGAAATTTATGCTAAGCACTGTAACAATCCCAGAAATTAAGGCTTGGTTAATTTCTGGGATTACTACAAGGCGCCTGTTGTTAATGTCCTATTCTCAGCAATAGTTTATTTTAATGAGAAGAGAATGGAGCTTTGAGATGGAATATCTGCAGTGTTGAAGCTGTATTCCAGGGCATTATCTTTGCTGCTTTGAAGGCCGATCGTAGCAGAAGCACCGTTGTTAAAAGTGACACTACCAAAGTCTGTATCAAGATAGTTAAATCTGACATCTGAGTTATCTTCATAAAATATTACTTCAAAACTTCCAGCACCTCGCGAACGATAGTTACGCATTTGCCACCACTCAATCACGAGTTTTCGGTAGGGACTTTCTCCCAAAACTTCAACATAAATATCGGAAAGAGAATTGCTTGGCATTAGATCATCCCAAAATGGTGCTACGAGAGTATTGAGGGAAGTGTCAGGAAGATGGAGGTTTTTAAAATTATAGATCATCGGATCGCTAAAGCTGATAGTTCCGTTGGAACTAATATAGAGCTTTGAAAAACCGTTTTCATTTCCTGCAAAGTGAATAGGAAAGGGCGACATAAAAGTATGAAGGGTCTCGTCTTGAGCATTGAGCCTTTGTCCTTGAATCATTTCGTATTCATAGCCGATGTCAGCATTGGCCTGATACTCTTTAGAAGAGGATTTTTCATAAACACTTACTTTTACTGTGTCGTTGTCATCAAATTTTAACTCATACTCTCCTGCGCTATCTGGTTGCCAAAGGTAACTGTAGACTCCATCGTTGGCTATTTGATCACCATTTTTTCCGTTATCTTCTAAAACTATTTTTGTAGTGCCATCATCATAAACTATGAGTGCTCCTGCGCTTAGAGCACAATCAATTCGTAAGGCTGAAAGCATAAGTGAACCTCCTACAGGAATAGTGAGGTTATTATTCAATGGCTCTCGTCGAGTACTGACAACTTGATTGTTGCAGCTTAATGAACCAACGCCATTATCATCTGCTCCTCTTATTCTTCTGCCGGAAATGGTAGTTGTTGCTGCGGCAAGAATTTTCTGTCCACCGCTAATAATGAGATTTTTTATGCCTTTGTAGTCAAGATCACGAAAGTGCGAAGCGATGACTGCGGCTAAGCCTGTAACATGAGGAGTGGCCATGGAAGTACCGCTCAACTCACCATAGCGATTACCAGGCAAAGTGCTCAGAATTTTTACGCCAGGTGCTGCAACATGAACAGTTTTTTTCCCGTAGTTAGAAAAAGAAGCGAGTCGATCTTGATTGTCGGTTGCTGCCACTGAAATAACATTTGAAACATTGTAATTGCAGGGGTAACGATCGTGAAGATCATTGTTATTTCTTTCGTTACCAGCAGCGGCAATGAAAAGAGTACCTAAGGCTTCGTGAGCTTTGATAGCTTCGAGCATCGCCTGGGATGAAGAACCGCCTCCCCATGAGTTATTGGTTGCTACAAGATTTACAGGATTTTGAGAACGGGATTTAAGGGTGGCGAAGTACTCAAGACACTGAATGGCATCGCTATTGGAACCACTACCGTTGCTGGAAAGAAATTTACATGCAGCAATGCTCACGTGTTGAGCAACTCCTACCACACCAATAGTATTGGCATTTGCTCCAATGGTACCCGCAACGTGGGTTCCGTGAGAATTGTCATCCATAGGATTACCGCTTTCGTTTATAGCATTAATACCGTGAATGTCATCTATGTAGCCGTTATTATCGTCATCTTTTCCGTTGTTGGGAATCTCACCAGGATTGCTCCAGATATTGTCTTTTAGATCAACGTGATTGTAATCAACACCGGTATCGATAATACCGATTACAATATCTTGGCTTCCCTTTTCAATTAGCCACATTTTTTCAGCATTTATATCGGCATCTACGAGGCCACTATTTTGCCCAATATTTTCTAAAGCCCACTGTTGGGCAAAACTTGGATCGCTTAGTTCATTGGTTGAATAAAGATAATCAGGCTCAGCGTAAATAACTGAAGGGTTTTGTAAAAATATTTGCTGTGCTTCTTCGATGCTGATGCTGTCATCGAATTGAAAAAGAGTGAGTCCTTCTACAATTGAGTAACTTCTTATGTTTTGAGCACCTATTCTCGCTGCGGTTGCACTAAGAATACTAACGGGCTGTTGAGGATCTATTTTGACCAATAGACGCCCTTTAACATATCTGTCTTGCTGAGTAGCAAAGCTTGTAGATGACATAAAAAATATGGCGAGGATAAAGTAGAGATGACCTAGCATTTGACCTCCGGCAAAAAAGAGGCTGCTTGCTAAAAGTTTAATCAACTAAAGCCACAGACTCTAAAAATGCGCAAGTTTTTAACCTCATGCATTCTAGAGTTTTTATTTTGTATAAAAGAGAATTATTTAAAAAATAAAAATATATTTAAAAAATACTGAGTGTTAATCTTTTTAAGGTGTTTAATCCGGAAATTTATGCCTTGAAATTACCAGCGATGGTATGCCACATGCCCTTCAGAAACAGCGACAAAAAGTCCCTTACATTTTGCAGTTATTTTGTCGTGAGCGATTATTTCAGCTTCAATTTCAGCCTTTTTGTTACTGACAGAAATAGGACGGGCTTTGATAAGGAGCTCTGTATCCATTGGAGTAGGTGCTAAGAGTTCAACACTGTAGCGGGCTGTAACCGTGCACGGGGGGGTAGGCATATTTTGCAATTTCATTATATGATAAGCGGCACACCAATTGCTGTGGCAGTCGAGCAAAGTACCACATATGCCTCCACTTAAAATATTATCAAAAGCTTGATGATGTTCTTGAGGTCTGAAGTGTGCTAAAAATTGATCATTTTCCACCATGCTCTTGATCTGTAAGCCCTTGGAATTGCTTGGTCCACATCCAAAACATCTATTGTGAGGAGCAAATTGATCTTGGATTGATTGCACGAATGCCTCCTTAGTTTCCTACTTGATTATTTTTATCTATAGATTAAAACCGATGGGCAATAATTTTTATTGCCTTTAAATTGGAGTAGATTCATGAATACATTTCAATACGTTTTCTTTTCTCTATTTGCCGTTGTTTCTTGGACGAGTGATTTTAGCCAGGCAATGGAAGAGCAGTATGGTTATTTTGTAACTATAAAGCAAGCTAACTTGGAAAACGCGATCAAAGTGCCCGAACAAACAACACTATGGGGTTGTGGTTTACATCAGGTGGCTCATACAATGGTGTGCGCAGGTGCTTCATGTGAGGCGATGAATTTTCAAAATCCAGGCGATTATCCTCTATCGGTGAATCTTAATACTACTCCTCTACGGAATAATCCTATGATAGGCGGGATGATTGAGCAGATGATTACTGATGAAGAGGGAAATTTTCGCGTGGGAGCAACACCGCGCGATATGGCTCAATTCCTAGATGGCAAACTGCAAGAATGTAATAAGCATTCGTGTGTGATCAGTAAAAATGAATTGACTAAAGAAGAACTGCTAGAGATAGTTCAAGAAAATATCGAAAACGATATGCCTGTTTTAGCCTATTACGTCGTAAATGCAGAGCAAAAACTTATGCATATCTATTCAATAGTCGGATACACAGATGATAATCTATTGCTGTTGAATACCTATGGAAAGGGAATACAACGCTTAGAAGTTATGGCTATCGATGATTTCATGAAAGGGCTTGATGCTTCCAGCATTGTAAATTTTGTGAAGATGATCGATGGGTTTGGTTTTATTGTAAGGCCTTTGGTTGCTAGTATGGGTGGAAAACTTGCCGATTCTTCAGCGGTACAAGCATGGAATAATTTTAGTTTGATAAGCTTTGCCAAAGGAAAATGTGAAGAGGTTCCATTGCTAACAAAACCACAACAAAATGCAGAGTGTTCTATTCAGTAGCAGATAGTTTTTTGTGGAGTTTAAAAAAAACCGCCTGATGGGCGGTTTTTTTAGTGCTCTTAGCCAGAGCAGTTAATTTATTAAATTGCTATTACTATAAAAATCCCAGCTGCAGTTTAGCAGCTTCACTCATGAGGCTTGATTCCCAAGGCGGATCAAACATTAAATCGACTACAACATCGACCACACCGGGAATATCGCGGATTTTCTTCTCAACATCGGATTTAATAATTTCTCCCATGCCGCAACCTGGAGCAGTGAGGGTCATCTCAATGCGAACGATGAAGTGCTCGTTATCATTATCAACGCATTTGATCTCACTTTCATAGATCAATCCCAAATCGACAATGTTGACAGGAATTTCTGGATCGTAACAGGTTTTTAATTGTTCTTTGACGCACGCCTCGATGCCCTTTTCTTTTACTTCTTGTAGCGAGATATCGCGTCGTTCATCGGGAATGGGTTGCCCCAAAGCATCCGCATCTTTGCCATCAACACGCATCAAATAGCCCTGATCGGTTTGAACAGTAAACATTCCACCTAAAACATGCTGAATATAAACTTTATCCCCTTTAGAAATACTTGATTCAATTCCATCAGGAATAAGAATACTGCTGACCGTTCGCACTAATTC
Proteins encoded in this region:
- a CDS encoding isochorismatase family protein, which codes for MKEQKIKFAGVFVHYENQFLNKPHIIESNFRDMMLEKSILFLNDLRALKSEIIFINSVHEQDKENLSSDSYKSFEIYEPQRESTIKAQPQESIFYGNSLHRYLRSKEITHVGICGLFNQEVLKSTLTDAVNLEYQVYSILDCQIVYEKHNGSNFYADNVQEIKSNDIVKLLTNFWN
- a CDS encoding septation protein A, which translates into the protein MSQLFELIPLIGFFVAYKAVDIYVAVIVLMALMAMGLLVLKIQKKPITNMQWVSFVLVIVFGGITLIFRNEMFIKWKPTVLNWGFGLAFFISHFTKKNFTQRLLSAAKINAPLHVWKRLNLSWVIFFMLSGALNIFVAYQFDTDIWVNFKLFGLFGLTFLFAIGQAIYLKNHLRS
- a CDS encoding S8 family serine peptidase, whose amino-acid sequence is MLGHLYFILAIFFMSSTSFATQQDRYVKGRLLVKIDPQQPVSILSATAARIGAQNIRSYSIVEGLTLFQFDDSISIEEAQQIFLQNPSVIYAEPDYLYSTNELSDPSFAQQWALENIGQNSGLVDADINAEKMWLIEKGSQDIVIGIIDTGVDYNHVDLKDNIWSNPGEIPNNGKDDDNNGYIDDIHGINAINESGNPMDDNSHGTHVAGTIGANANTIGVVGVAQHVSIAACKFLSSNGSGSNSDAIQCLEYFATLKSRSQNPVNLVATNNSWGGGSSSQAMLEAIKAHEALGTLFIAAAGNERNNNDLHDRYPCNYNVSNVISVAATDNQDRLASFSNYGKKTVHVAAPGVKILSTLPGNRYGELSGTSMATPHVTGLAAVIASHFRDLDYKGIKNLIISGGQKILAAATTTISGRRIRGADDNGVGSLSCNNQVVSTRREPLNNNLTIPVGGSLMLSALRIDCALSAGALIVYDDGTTKIVLEDNGKNGDQIANDGVYSYLWQPDSAGEYELKFDDNDTVKVSVYEKSSSKEYQANADIGYEYEMIQGQRLNAQDETLHTFMSPFPIHFAGNENGFSKLYISSNGTISFSDPMIYNFKNLHLPDTSLNTLVAPFWDDLMPSNSLSDIYVEVLGESPYRKLVIEWWQMRNYRSRGAGSFEVIFYEDNSDVRFNYLDTDFGSVTFNNGASATIGLQSSKDNALEYSFNTADIPSQSSILFSLK
- a CDS encoding PaaI family thioesterase codes for the protein MQSIQDQFAPHNRCFGCGPSNSKGLQIKSMVENDQFLAHFRPQEHHQAFDNILSGGICGTLLDCHSNWCAAYHIMKLQNMPTPPCTVTARYSVELLAPTPMDTELLIKARPISVSNKKAEIEAEIIAHDKITAKCKGLFVAVSEGHVAYHRW
- the sufT gene encoding putative Fe-S cluster assembly protein SufT, translating into MHRLTGTEVELVRTVSSILIPDGIESSISKGDKVYIQHVLGGMFTVQTDQGYLMRVDGKDADALGQPIPDERRDISLQEVKEKGIEACVKEQLKTCYDPEIPVNIVDLGLIYESEIKCVDNDNEHFIVRIEMTLTAPGCGMGEIIKSDVEKKIRDIPGVVDVVVDLMFDPPWESSLMSEAAKLQLGFL